The Bartonella krasnovii sequence AGCCACAAGCCGATAGATTAATACAACTTGATCTTGCACGTCGGTCCCATGTTGCTAAGGTACAATTAGCACAGGAACGCCGCAATGCGATTTCAAAGGAAATAGGACAAGCTTTAGCTTCATCTGATCAGCAAATGGCTGAACGGCTTAGAGCTGAAGTTGAAGAGCTTAAAGTTTTTCTTTCTTCTGCAACAGCGGAAGAAAAACAGCTGACGGAAAGTCTTGAAAAAATTCTTTCAGCACTTCCAAATGTTCCATTGGATGATGTTCCAAACGGTAAAGATGAAAGTGATAATGTCGTCATTCGACATTTTGGGACACCTCCAACCTTTAATTTTACACCAAAGGAGCATTTTGACCTTGGTCAAGATCTCAAGCAGATGAATTTTGAGCGAGCTAGTCGTTTATCTGGAACACGTTTTACAGTGCTTTCAGGGGCGTTAGCACGGCTAGAACGGGCATTGGGACAATTTATGCTTGATGTGCATGTCAATGAGCATGGTTATACAGAAGTTTCTGTTCCTCTTCTTGTTCGTGATGAGATTGTTTACGGAGCAGCCCAATTGCCGAAGTTTGCTGAAGATCTTTTTCAAACAACAGATGGGCGATGGCTTATTTCCACAGCAGAAGTGCCATTAACAAACTTGGTCAATGATGAAATTCTTGAAATATCAGATTTACCACTGCGATTTTCTTCTTTATCTCCTTGTTTTCGTTCAGAAGCGGGAGCTGCTGGTCGTGATACACGCGGTATGTTGCGTCAGCACCAATTTTGGAAGGTAGAAATGGTTTCGATTACCAGTGAAGAACAGTCTCTCATTGAATTGGAGCGCATGACGGAATGTGCAGAAGATATCTTAAAACGACTCGGTTTACCTTTTCGCACAGTAGTTCTTTCTACGGGGGATATGGGGTTTGCAGCACGTAAGACTTATGACATTGAGGTTTGGCTCCCTGGCCAAGAATGTTATCGTGAAATTTCTAGTTGTTCCGTTTGTGGGGATTTTCAAGGTCGACGTATGAACGCTCGCTATCGTAAAGAAGGCGATAAAAAGTTGCATTTTGTTCATAGCCTTAATGGTTCTGGTACGGCTGTTGGCCGTTGTCTTATTGCTGTGCTGGAAAATTATCAACAGGCTGATGGGTCAATTATTGTTCCAGATGTTTTACAATCCTATATGGGGGGCATGCGTTATATTACTGCTTAATTTTAGGAAAGGAAAGACAATATGCTTTTATTGCAAAGAGCTAATGCTATGCAAACGCAAGAGGTTTTACCATTTTAAAAAAGTGGTTTGTAGGGGTAATAAAAATGCATCTCCATTAGAGAGTGAATGATACTATGGAGCAAAAGGGTATTTTGCAATTTCGTGAGGAGTTGGCTGCTCTTGTACTGAAAATGCGTAGCAAAGGCATTGATGACGTACGATTTTTTTCGGCATTAGAGAAAATTCCACGTCAACAATTTGTTTCTGCTCCGTGGTTTGATAGTGCTTATGATAATAAAGTTATTCCCATAGAGTGTGGGGAATATATGGAGCGTTTGGAAGAACAGCTCTTAATGCTTTCAGCATTATCATTGAAAAAAAAGCATCGTGTCTTAGAAATTGGTACGGGCTCTGGCTTTTGTACGGCTCTTATGGCATGCTTAAGTGATCGTGTTACAACGATTGATCGTTATAAAACGCTTGTTGATTTGGCACGCCAAAAATTTCAAACTTTGGGTATTGAAAATATTATTATACGGCAGATTGATGGAAGCCATAATGTGGCAAGTTTGGGATCATTTGATCGCATTCTTATTTGGCCATCACGTTCTGATGAACCCAAGGAATTTTTAGAACTTTTAGCTGAAAATGGAATTCTCATTCAGGCGATAGGGCCTGATGAAGGGGTACAAACGGTAACGCGCTATACAAAAATTGGTAGTCGATTTGAGTGTTTAGAGTTGTTTCAAGTGCGTTATCAACCTCTTATTAAAGGTATTGCAGAGAGACTTTAATTTTTAAAATTTGAAAAACAGCACAAATTATTTCACTCTCTTTATTTTATTAAATTCACTTTGATCTTAATTAAAGATATTTATGAATAAAACATTTCATTTTAACACTTCGGTAATTTAAAAAAGCTTTAATGGGGTGAATTGAGTATTGATGAGTGGGCAAAACGATGTATCTAAAAGCTTTGGATAATATTTTTCAGTATAATTTTCAAAGAATAACTTTTTTGGCGGTGGTAACTATTGTTGCTGGTTGTAGTTCTGGCTCACAACGTTTTTCCAATATTTCTTCTCATCATAGGATAGCACCTCAATTAAATATAGCGAACTCTATGTCTACAGATCCGGGAATGCTATCATACGGTGGGGAAATGATACAAAGCACCGAGTTGCCTCCTGTAGAGCCAAGTGATGATTCGTCGATAGATGACAATTCTCCCTATAATTTTTCACAGCAGGGTAGGGGAGTTTCTTCTGATGATCGTGTTATGGGGGCGCCTCCACGTAATATTGGAACACTTTCTCGTTCACAAATGAATAATTCTCCTCTTTTCCGGCAGAACTCTTATATTGTCCAGAGTGGGGATACATTACTCAGTATTGCACGACAAGTAGGCGTTAGTGTTGAGGCATTAAAATCAGCAAATGGTATAAACAGTAATTCCATTTATATCGGTCAGGTCCTTGTGCTGCCAAATGGGCGTACGTTAGCAACTTCAAGAGCGTCCAGTCATAACAATAGGGTAGCGTCAACAGCAGAATCTTCATTCCAACCTCAGGTGACGTCTTCTATAAAGAACAAGAAAGCTTCTCCTATATATAAAGCCCCTGTAAAAACGCCACCTTCTGCACAGGTGAACAGGTCAAGTCCTGAAAGAAGTTCTTCTAAAGAGATGGTGCAATTGAATCATGAATCTGATTTATCAAGTACCATTACGCGTACAGATAATATTAAGGCGCCGCAAGCTACGGGAATTTCTAAAATGCGTTGGCCAGTACGAGGGCGTTTATTAAGCCAGTTTGGTCAAAAAAAAGGAACAATAATGAATCGAGGAATAGACATTGCTGTGCCTGAAGGATCATCGGTAAGAGCGGCGGAAAATGGTGTTGTTATTTACGCTGGAGATGGCTTAAAAGAGCTGGGTAATGTTGTTATGATTCGACATGAAAATAATATTATCACTATTTATGGATGTAATAGTCAGCTTGTTGTGAACAAAGGCCAAAGGGTAAGACGCGGTGATGAGATTGCGAAGTCGGGTATTTCAGGAAATGTTAAAACGCCACGTGTTTATTTTGAGATGCGTAAGAATTCATTACCAGTTGATCCTCTTAAATATTTAGAAAACTAATTGATTGATGATGTTAAATTTTAATAAGCTTATAATTTATAGAAACTTCATAAAAACAATTTGTTTTATTAAATCAATAGGACTGATCAGAATGTTTTAAATTTTCTAAAGCTTTTACTTTGGGCGCTAATTCTACAATAATATGATCTTTCTGTTCAATTTTTTCTTGTAGATGATTTAAGACCCTGAGCAATGTTTGGAGAGTCGAATAATCAATCTGTTATGTTACTTCCTTTTTCAAAGCCAGTTACATTTGATGAAGTATTGACGTGTTTCATGAACTTTACTCATTACGCTCGATCATCGAAAGATATTAGCACATGTATAACGTAATAAGTCAGCAAAAAATTATGAGTTTAGAAGAGGAGTTTGTTGGGAGGGATTAGAGATTATCATCTTTGTCTTTATGAAGTATAAGACAAAGAGCATCATACGATTTGTTAATACCCAACATTCACAATACTCTTGCATTTGAGAGGGGTATGAGAGGAGATATTTTACTTCTTATCATAAAGAGTTTTTATCTTTATGTTCATTTTACAGGCGTGATAGTCAAGAAATTTTTTGATGAATTCAAAAGGTTTGAAATGAGAGCGTTTTACGGTATTGAGCTCTATCATTCGACATTAAAAAATAATGAGTTATCTCTATAAATTAATGTTTTTTATTAGAAAAATTATTTTGTATCATTTATTGAGTAAGAGATAACGCTTCTAGCGTAGGATATATAATAGAGAGAAATAAATCTGTTTTTTTAATTTTTTTCTTATTGTACTCTGTCTCTTAAGGATTTATTACATTTCCATAAAGCTGAGATTCATTATACCATTATAGCTTTTTATAACAAATTCTTTAGATTTTTTTTCTAAATCGGGTTCTGTTTTAAGAGAATGGGAAATACCTGAAGTTTAACTATAGGAGATAAAAATGTTTATTACAAACGCTTATGCTCAAGTTGCAGGCGATGTTTCCGGTGGAATTTCATTTGTTAACGCTATCCCATTCATTTTAATTTTTGCAATTATGTATTTTTTTATTATTCGTCCACAGCGCGCTCAAATGAAAAAACGGCAGGAAATGCTTAATGCAGTGCGTCGTGGTGATACAGTTATAACGGGTGGTGGTATTATCGGCAAGGTTACGAAGGTTCATGACGAGAGTGGTGAATTAGAGGTTGAAATTGGTGATAATATGAATATTCGTGTTATTCGTTCAACATTAGCGGATGTACGTGTTAAAGGTGAGCCGATTGCAGAAAAAAAATCAAAACTTAATGCTAAAACGAAAACACCACAAAAGTCTAAGTCTAAAAAGACTGTGAAAGAAAATGTGAATATCTCTGAAGAGGAAAAAGCAATATCAAAAGAAAATAAGGAAAATGCATCTTAAAGTGTAAGTGCAATTTACACCATTTTTGAAAGCATTTTTATAAAAAATGTTAAAATATAAAGGAGGAATGTTTTTTTATAGTCACGACAGAAAGTAATATCTTTGTTTTGAGTAGACTATTAAAATGGTTGCTTTATTTATGGAATATTATGGAAAATCTTCCTGCCTTTTAAACAATGTCCTTATTTTTATAAAGAGAAGTTTTTCACTTTTATGTCAACTAAGCTAAGAAAAATTTTTTAACAGATAGATAGCATTTAATCGTGATTTATTGTTAACTTTTCAATATATTTTTGTGTAGCCCAAACAAGGTGTTATAGTAAAAAGCTCTACCTCAATATTCTGATAGGCTACGGTTAACATATCATTGTTTTATATTCCCGTTGATTTTTATGGTAAGAAGTAAAAGACAAGTGAATTTTTAAAAATAAAAGGTGCTTATTCATGTCCGATGCAATTCAAATTCGTGAAGCACATTTTCCAAGTCGTGCGCCTATTGATGCTTATGGAAATGGTGGATTTCGTTTTGCTGATATGTCTCATAGAGGTTCTATTATTTGTATCCCATCAGGAATTTATGGCATTGATATGCTAGGGCCTGTTCCCACTCAACGGGATCTATCTCGTATTTTAGAAGAAGCAAACGATATTGAGGTTTTATTAATAGGGACTGGAACAGAATTATTACGATTGCCTGAAGAGTTACAGGTCCTTTTATGGGAAAAGCGTATTTCATCAGATACAATGAGTACAGGAGCAGCAGTGCGTACATTTAATGTTTTATTGGCTGAAGATCGCGCTGTTGCGGCATTATTATTTGCGGTAGAATAAAGCATTGTTTAATAAAATAGATATCCTTATCTAGCATAAAAGACGTGTGTGATTATTTTGTTGTGTCTCAAAATACCATCGTTTAAGGCGGTAATATAAAAATAAAGTATTATACATAACTTAATATATTTAGAGCCTAGCGTATCACATAAGTGATAAGCCTCGGACATTTGAGGTTATTCATAAGAAGCATTTTTATTCCTTTTTAATTTTACCTACATACCCGCTTTACGTATAAGATGAAAGGAAATAGGCACAAAATGAGAGAATCATATGATATTAGGGGATCTGATTTAACAGATAAAACGATAAGTTATTATTATAAATTAATTCGTTACGAGAGGCAGGAAACCGTCAAAAGCAATTGGATTTTTGACAGATCAGTGAGAATAGGAATCTTTGTTCTTTTAAGTTGTGGGAAGAGTCCAAGCATTTGATGAAGTTTTGGGTGATCAGTGTGTTGTCATCTATTCAGTCAAAAAGTATTTTTCTTTGTCTGTTCCTAAGTTTCATGACACATGTTACGGTTAATTTTATCTGTTTTTACGACAAATAAACGCTTAAATCCTATAAGATACATTTTTATTAAAAAAATAGTTTATTTCATTTTGAATTTTTTTTGAAAAGAAAAGTCAGTAAAAAAGAAACTTTCATTCATCAGACATGAAGAGATACATTTAAAAATCTTATTTTTACAAACTGTATTTTCTTATCTCTCATTTTTAAATATGAATAAAAAGAGAATATTAATTGAATGGCTAAAAAGGGGCGTTAATAGGTTCATAGAATGATAGGTTCTCTTCCTTATTGTCTTGATATTTTACGTACCATAGATCGTGATCGATATATATCGGTTTTATTTTCACCTAAAAAAAAGCGAAAAGCATTGGCTGCTCTTTACGCATTTAATGCTGAGATTTCTCGTATTCGCGAAAGTGTTCATGATCCACTCATCGGCGAAATACGATTACGCTGGTGGTATGATTCTATTGAGCATGAGGAAATGCAAACGAGCGCAAGTAATCCGATTTTAAGTGATTTATTAACAGCAATGACTCTTTTTAATTTACCTAAGACAGCTTTTTTACGGTATTGTGATGCACAAATTTTAGATCTTTACCACAACCCATTAGAAACGCTTCATGATCTTGAGCATTATTGTGGTGAAACAGCAAGTATAATTTTACAACTTTCTTGTCAGATATTAGATCCTGATGCCGAACAAAATTTTACAGATACCTATAAACATGGGGGAATTGCTCAAGGATTAAGCGGTGTACTGCGCCTTTTATCTTTTATGCAATCACGCTATCACTACTATTTACCTACTGATATGCTGCAGGCTATAGGAATGAATAGGAAGGATTTGGATTCTCATCGTCTCAGTGATCAACAAAAGGGCCGTATTGTTGAAGCTATGGTAGCATTATCACGTGATCATTATACCAAGTTTTATGCATCTTTTCATACCTTACCTAGAGCTCTTAAGCCAGCCTTTCTTCCATTGGTCATTATACCGGATTCTCTCCAAAAGGCTTTACAGTTGGGAGCTGCAACTTTTCAAGAAAGTGCAACTTTGTCATTAATACATCGCTATTGGCTGATAACAAGAGCAGCACTAAGCGGTCATTTTCCAAAGATATTGTAAAAGAATATGATGAGATTAGAGTTAGATTGATTTTTTTCATGTTGAAGATAAAAAGAGACATTAAAATTCAAAACCATTTCTTTGTTATCGAAGACATTGATATAGTTCTTTCTATCAACGCAAAAGAATAAGCAATTTTAAGACCTTGAAAATGCAGTGTACTGGATGGCTGAGAGACAAGCTGGCATCATTGTTATATCGGTGTTCATCTCCCAATATTGCGATAACCTCTGGAGTTCTTCATAAAAGGTATGTCATTTCTTTAATGTTTATCCAAACGCTAATTCCGCTTATAACGTGTAAGTGAGAAATTTTGATTGATTCAACATGGAACAAGTTTGGAATAAAAGAAGTTTATAGTATTTAGGATTTTTATTTAATATAATAACACTATATTATCATTGTAAATCAATGTGTTATAAAATAAAGAAAGACATAAGATAAAGCTAATACATTGATACATTTGATGAAGAATTTTGATATTGAGTACTCTAAATGTATTGCTCGTGTCTTATTTGCAAATGAAATATAATTTCTATTTTATTATGAGGGAAATTGCTTTGGCAGCCTATTAAGGCTATAGAAGAGCGCTCATTTTTGAGAAATTAAAGTTATGAATCCATAATTGATGATTGCTATAATATATAAAGATATCAATTTATCATGAGAGTTTATTTTTTCTATATTGAATGAGAGCGTTGAATAAATAAAGATTTTCTCGTTTTTAATTACGTTTATAATGAATTTTAAAATAGTTTTTTCATATCATAAGTTGGGTGTGTCAACGAAAATCATTTAAGGAAGAAGCAATACGTACCTTATGAACTGAATGTTAAGAGTGGCGATATGACAAGCTTTAAATGTAATGACAAGAGGGATGATATTTATAGCGGAATTGGCAACACACCTTTACTCGTTTTTAGATGGATAATATTGCTTACCACGTTAAAAAAAAACAGACTTCGCATTATCCCTCATCTGTTTTCTTGCAAATCTATATACACACTGATTTGCGAGAGAGTTAATGATAATGCCGATCTTAAGCGAGAATCAAACAAAAGACCGGCCTTATCTTTTCAACGATAGACGAAGTGCTAATGGAAATTCTATCAAATAAGTTTTTTAAAAATTATATATATCCTTTTTATTGGAGAGCGTTAAAGATCTGATTATAATTTTTGCTATTAATTTCCAAAGGATGTTCTTTATTGGCAATTTGTAACATTTCTAGCTTGAGATCTTCTCTTATCATCATATCTATATTGGCCCGAACTTCGGATGGAAGAGTATGAGGCGTGATGTCTTTAGGCATCGTTACAGACTTTATTTGATAAACGATACGGTTTGTTACAACCGGACCTTTTATGATGCCATAATGACCTTTGGGACCAGAAAATAATG is a genomic window containing:
- the serS gene encoding serine--tRNA ligase — its product is MLDIKWIRENPEELDKALVRRGLEPQADRLIQLDLARRSHVAKVQLAQERRNAISKEIGQALASSDQQMAERLRAEVEELKVFLSSATAEEKQLTESLEKILSALPNVPLDDVPNGKDESDNVVIRHFGTPPTFNFTPKEHFDLGQDLKQMNFERASRLSGTRFTVLSGALARLERALGQFMLDVHVNEHGYTEVSVPLLVRDEIVYGAAQLPKFAEDLFQTTDGRWLISTAEVPLTNLVNDEILEISDLPLRFSSLSPCFRSEAGAAGRDTRGMLRQHQFWKVEMVSITSEEQSLIELERMTECAEDILKRLGLPFRTVVLSTGDMGFAARKTYDIEVWLPGQECYREISSCSVCGDFQGRRMNARYRKEGDKKLHFVHSLNGSGTAVGRCLIAVLENYQQADGSIIVPDVLQSYMGGMRYITA
- a CDS encoding protein-L-isoaspartate(D-aspartate) O-methyltransferase, with amino-acid sequence MEQKGILQFREELAALVLKMRSKGIDDVRFFSALEKIPRQQFVSAPWFDSAYDNKVIPIECGEYMERLEEQLLMLSALSLKKKHRVLEIGTGSGFCTALMACLSDRVTTIDRYKTLVDLARQKFQTLGIENIIIRQIDGSHNVASLGSFDRILIWPSRSDEPKEFLELLAENGILIQAIGPDEGVQTVTRYTKIGSRFECLELFQVRYQPLIKGIAERL
- a CDS encoding M23 family metallopeptidase is translated as MYLKALDNIFQYNFQRITFLAVVTIVAGCSSGSQRFSNISSHHRIAPQLNIANSMSTDPGMLSYGGEMIQSTELPPVEPSDDSSIDDNSPYNFSQQGRGVSSDDRVMGAPPRNIGTLSRSQMNNSPLFRQNSYIVQSGDTLLSIARQVGVSVEALKSANGINSNSIYIGQVLVLPNGRTLATSRASSHNNRVASTAESSFQPQVTSSIKNKKASPIYKAPVKTPPSAQVNRSSPERSSSKEMVQLNHESDLSSTITRTDNIKAPQATGISKMRWPVRGRLLSQFGQKKGTIMNRGIDIAVPEGSSVRAAENGVVIYAGDGLKELGNVVMIRHENNIITIYGCNSQLVVNKGQRVRRGDEIAKSGISGNVKTPRVYFEMRKNSLPVDPLKYLEN
- the yajC gene encoding preprotein translocase subunit YajC — its product is MFITNAYAQVAGDVSGGISFVNAIPFILIFAIMYFFIIRPQRAQMKKRQEMLNAVRRGDTVITGGGIIGKVTKVHDESGELEVEIGDNMNIRVIRSTLADVRVKGEPIAEKKSKLNAKTKTPQKSKSKKTVKENVNISEEEKAISKENKENAS
- a CDS encoding Mth938-like domain-containing protein; the protein is MSDAIQIREAHFPSRAPIDAYGNGGFRFADMSHRGSIICIPSGIYGIDMLGPVPTQRDLSRILEEANDIEVLLIGTGTELLRLPEELQVLLWEKRISSDTMSTGAAVRTFNVLLAEDRAVAALLFAVE
- a CDS encoding phytoene/squalene synthase family protein, which translates into the protein MIGSLPYCLDILRTIDRDRYISVLFSPKKKRKALAALYAFNAEISRIRESVHDPLIGEIRLRWWYDSIEHEEMQTSASNPILSDLLTAMTLFNLPKTAFLRYCDAQILDLYHNPLETLHDLEHYCGETASIILQLSCQILDPDAEQNFTDTYKHGGIAQGLSGVLRLLSFMQSRYHYYLPTDMLQAIGMNRKDLDSHRLSDQQKGRIVEAMVALSRDHYTKFYASFHTLPRALKPAFLPLVIIPDSLQKALQLGAATFQESATLSLIHRYWLITRAALSGHFPKIL